The Anopheles moucheti chromosome 3, idAnoMoucSN_F20_07, whole genome shotgun sequence genome contains the following window.
ttaacaaaaaagccGTAATCTTTctaataaattatattgaaaTGCTAGCtatgaataattttttgaataatgaattaaattacacGAGAGAGACATAGACGCTGCTAAAATTTGAAGCTGACAGGCTGGATATAAAGTGCCATCAGTACTATCCTCATTTTTCGCAAACATCAACATTATTTAACGCTTTAACTATTCACTACCAATTTAAAATAAGAACGAGAACATGTAAACATAATCCATTGTACaagattaaataataaatcgaTTTGAAAACACGTGTTTTACTATGCATATGCATTCTATCACACATACCTTTGTCAAATGTAACTCGATAAAGGCAGCTGTATAAATCAGAATTCATTTGAATAATCTATGACATAGGCAACATTTCGCTACAAAATCGTACCTTTACGCACAATGTGTAAAAGGTAGTATATTCTaccgggaaatggaaaattgcaaaattttCCAACGGAATGATCGCAACGGTACCTACAGGTATAAATCACGCATGGATAATTGACACAACACGCATTGACATATGGATTAATAACCTGCCCGGAAGGAGACGTTGTGGGCAAGATTCATCCAATCAGTCCTATATACCACATACATGCAtacacagcagcagcgacaTGAATTAATACTTTATTCGATGCAATATTTGTCTGCGGTGTCATAAGCTGTTTAACGCATTGATTGCTCTATCGCGGCTGGGGGGACACAATCAGGAAGGACACGCTATATTTATTGAGCAGGCATGTGGTTTTGATTGCACAACCACCAAAAAGCACAACACATAATGTGTCCCAATGTCTTCAGTGCACCGTTTTCCCGTGTTCCCCCGTTACTGCAGCAGACTATGCGGCCATTGCATTGTTTGTGCTAGCGGCCATAATTGAGTACCACACTATGCAGAGCAGGAATGGTAAAAGAAGCCAACGAGCTACCAGCACGTAACAAGTGGAAGGgaaggttaaaaaaaacatgatggAAATAAATTGCGCCTCCGTACCCCGAAGTGACAGTGGCGTGGTAATAAGCTTCGGAACGGACACCGTATTGAACCTGCCCGATGGCAAAAGGATCGAATTTTGGGGGGCCTGTCACCAACACCAACGACGCTCTCTAATTTTTAGTCCCCTTCACGAAAAGCCGCCTATTTGGAAGTTTCTGCCTCGAAATAGCGGCAATTGGATTATCATCGCCATTTGAGCCCGGTGTGGCTTAGTGTACGGGAAGGTGGGAAAGTTCATTTATCGATTGGAAAACTGAACAGGCAGCTGATTGGTAATAAACAACGAGGTAAAAACCACTCCCAAAAAGTATGCGGAAGGAAGCATATGTTTGATAAACCGACCGACACTTGAACTAGTAGTGGACGATCGGTAACATCCGTTCATCGATTCCGGGGGATGGATTTGTACAATCTCCCCCGAAACCCTAATTCGGGACACAGATAGCGAATTGGAAACTGTTTGTCACTAGCAGGCCGTGGGTTGTAATCAACTGTAATGAAACAGACAATTGCCCAAAACCACCAATTGTATTGTGTTTGCTATTCGATTAACTATTGTTACAATGATCAATTTGCATTATCTAAAGGATAAAAACCAGTCACATCAAAGGTAGAAACCTTGTCATTAACTATCCTTTGATGTACCCAGTCGAGTGCAATGACCGTCCGCAACCATATGTTGCATCatacaaacgaaacaacacaacagcacACGTTTCTTTCTTTATCTGCTCTGACTCCATGGGCTTAAAATATACCGAACGAGCGGTATATTTAAATTGCGTCATGACAAATTCCTCCACCGCACCCAACTAGAGCAGTCTCGGACTTTAAACAGACTGGTTAGTGCGTACACGCACCCAACAACGAATGTGTTTGTACCTTTGCGCCGTTTCATAGAACATGAGAATGTGAAGGatgtaaaaaaacagaacgTATCTGCCGTGTAGCGTTGGGCAACCCAAAACCTAATGCTATTTCTTCTCCCACGGTAAGGTTCTTCCATCCGCCGGCCAACGAGCCAAGCTGCGCAAGAAAAGTTCCATGTTTCGAACGCGTTACGACCTACACACAGAGAGCTAAGAAAAACATTACACAAACCGACCAGGCGAGATGTCTGCTTGACAACACAGCAAACGTTATCCGCTATGCGACACAAAACAGCaccaatggaatggaaaacataTATTCCAGCATCATGCAGCAATGCTGTCgataaaaaaactaaatgtGTCGATCGCTGAGTGAATGATGGGCACACCGAAACAGGTTGCCAacacacgacgacgacgacgatgcaCCAGGCACGATCCCCGTATCTGCAATACCAAATGCATCGTTTCACTTTGAACGCCGGATGGCAACTTTTCTATCCAGGCCAATCTTACTGCACCACCGCAGGCGCATTGGCAGAGGCGAGCTCTCCAAGCCATTACCAATTGATGGTGagttttttatttcctctttTCTTCGAACGCGGACCGCACCGGAGGATTAAGAAACGCGTCCAACATGTGATGACAATTTTCCACATCAATATCAACGACAGAATGCCTACGGTGAAAAAGTATATGGGCGGTAGATTTAATGTATTATTAGGTGTTTGCAAATGTACgtgcaataaaataatgtttacattatttttcttaTGAAACACAGTAATAATTCAAGAAACAAATTGAATGGACAACTATAATGTCCATTATATTCTCTCTTCATAATGTTTCTGCAATAGAAGTAAATTGGATCCAGAAATGTACAAACGTAATTTGAGTTTTTAGTAATTGTGATAAGAAACAGATTTTGTTGTAACTTGTAATATCCCTTAGTGTCTCCAACCTACATGATAAAGTcctcatttattttttaaaaattaaaatctcaCCCAAACAAACTTCTCGAACGCAGTCCACTCCAGTAGGATATACGGGatgtaaataaagtcaaagcaAGCCAGAAACGGGAGGACCTCTTGTTgtgctaataaaaaaaaaatccccagcAATACTACTAAATCTCTCCAAAATCTTCTTGAGTTCTTCAATACACTAACGTTCATTTAGTACTGTTACAGATTGTGCCATCGTGTGCTTAGTAATTAATTAATCTCCAATCGTTTCGGGGTTGTGTACAGACCTTGAAGGAATCACTTGGATTTGATCCATTCAAgactattttttatttattcaagaaCGGACATAGCCGTATTGCTACTATTGAAGACTCAAAATTGATAAATAtctttatgttttgcaacagTTTTAATGATTGTTGGTATGAGAGACGACTGTTCAGTTGTAGTACTTGATCGCTTCTACATTAATGTGGCACCAACAATAATTAAAGAAGTTAAATATTTTGTCCACGTACATTGGATAGTCACTAATTGTAACACGACGTTTTCAACGAATGGTTTAATAATGTGACAAAATGCCTTACCGATAACCCATAACTTACGCATCTACCTAAACGCACAATGGCTGGTAAAGAGTAGGCAAGCTGAAAATTTAGGCCAACTTCATTTTATTACCATCCGATAGTATATCATGCAAGGCTTGCCCAAAGTTCATTCGATTTATGATACACTGCATAGCACGGCTCGGTGCACTCCGAGTACTTCCGGCACCTATTATGACTGTCGTGTCCAATGGGCGCTAGGTTTAGCGGAGGTTCGaactaaaacgaaaagaagaCCGTGGAAAATATCCCTCACCCACCACCCTTTTTGAGCCCATCATCTGCTGCTGCCAAACAACTCTCCTACGTGGAAACTACCGTCGAGAGTATATGTAATAACAATTAGCACTTCCGCCAGTCTGTGTCGGTGCaatgttgtttggtttttttttgttaccatgcCTTTCCGACGTTTGGACGTCCTATTCTTTTTTGGCACCGAACGGGAAAAGTTGCAACCGTATCGTAGGGATGTGTTCGAAAGCACCAATCGAGCGCTTGTGTACGATGGTTTCCGGACCGTGCCTtcggacgtttttttttggggaaatttAAGACCCAATTTTGCGAGCAAACCTAATTCCAATGGCTACCCTCGGTTGGGCTCCGCCAAAGTTTAGCACCTATTTAAGAGGATTTATTGCGAAGCACAAAAGGGCGTTGTTTCTCGTTGGTGAATGGCGTATTAATTTCTCTCGGAAGTGCGCTGAGCGGGGGAAGGTCAATCTTTACCGAATTATCAACAACATTGATTTAGTATCGTATTGTCTGTGCGAAATTATATTACAATGACCACAAAATGCTTTCGCACACAAAATTATTGATTTGCCACGAAGGACACTGCTGATCGATGAAAGTAGTGGAACGATTAAATCTGATTGGTCGCAGAATGAAATCAAATTCCTCATCAAACAAGCAACTCATCCGAACGCACCTGGGACTGCATTCCCTTTGATGTGGAGAGGGCGGTTTAAATTAGCAATCTTAACCCAGGCGGAACAACCATGGACGGGTGTTGCATAACATTATTAATTTCTTCCGATCGTAAATCCGGCTTGCCGGAAACGAACGCACCCACCAGCTCCCATGCCACGTGAGCTCTCCCCTCATCAACGTAAAATCCATGCAATCTCTAATAAATATTGATAGCTTTACGTGGGCCAACGGTTTTACCCGGTGCATGTTGTGGTGTCGAACACGAGAGCTGTATCGATCTTGACCATTTAAAATGACAAATTGAATTGTACCTAGAAAAAGGTTGGCTTACGACGGGGTAAAACAGCAAACCTGCATCGCGTGCACCGGTGAACCGGTTCGTGATGGAGGTAACGATAGGTTGTTCAAGGGTgttaattttccaataaaacaGTGGAAGGCGTAAAGCTGGGTACAATCAATAGGTATGAATTAACGCTTTTTATAAACTGTCCGCAAGCTTCCGACACGACGATCAACTGAGCCACACAGCTCATACGCCATGTTCAGCAATTACCACTCCATTGTAGTGCTACATGACCTTAGCATTGGTAACACGCTGTCAACCACCTCCTGCTAATTGGTTTAGCGAAGAATCAACTATAAAGCATACAATTACCATCTCACGGGTGTCACTTTTGTGTCTTTGCTGATGCGATTTACTTTAATTAGGCAATGTATTCGCCTTCACCAGCGAAGGAAGATGGCATAAAAGAGCACTCTAAAAATCTCTTAAGGGATAAGTATAATAAAATGTAGCATGCTCAGCACACGCGAGTGTCGATAGGGAATCCATCCCCTTTAATCGCTTTATCATCGTCTCCTTCCGATGGGCATATTTTCTCTACCCATTAATGCGCCTTCCTGTGGCTTTCCGGTCCCTTTATGCTTTACCGTTCTGTCTTCTTTCCCCCCCGTACTAATGATGTACGGAATGCACCATCAAGTACAAACCATCGCTTACTTCCCTTCTATCGACTGTCGGGAAGCTTACAAGTGTACAAAATTAAGTTATGCTGTCTCCGTGGTTGAGAGGGACAGACCGGAGGGTCGTTGGAGCGTACCGGGGAACGGACAGTGATTAATAAATCGTTTCCTCATTTCACCAACCTTTCTGCCGATGCGGGAAGATACAGTGAATACAATGGAAAGACGATGCAGTTACACACTCACCAGCGGGATAGCACGGGGAGGGGTCAGAGCACGTAATTGATTCAGCTTCTTCGCTCCGAGGATATCTTGGGATGATCCAAACTTCATCGTTCCGCAGCCGGTCAATTCCCCAAATGGGTGAAGTGTGCACACCGGTGCTAACCAGGAAAAATGTGAGAAATTCCAGGAAAAAACGTGCCATTTCGTTAATCGTCATTGTGGATGACACCCACGTGTGACCGATACGTTTCCGGTGGCGGTTACGATTTGTTAGAACCCagcacgttgaacgcataaattttgggttttttttagagACGATAAGCGATGTGTTTTCGTTCGAGGTTTCATGGCTGATGCAACAAGCGCGACGGTCACCTTTGACACTCTCCCTGTAGAGGGGTCTTCATCGGTAGCAAATGAACTCAGGCTTGTAAAATCTTCTTTGATGTTAACGTACGCACCTACGGGCAACAATGTAAGATAATAAAAGCTAAAAGTTTACCCATCTATTTGCGGTGTGATAATCAACGAGCAGACGTGACAGGGCAGTTTTCGTAAACGAGAAGCTCCCAAGAACCGGTTGACCGAAACTAATCAAATATCTGTGTTACGAGGATTTTCCTCCACTTTTCTCTACATTTGTGGAGGCAAAATTACCGCCCAGATCTTCTTCCATGCCGTACGCATCTGACCTTCGTGTCGACCCCCGGGGTTGTGGTGTGTGTTATcgggtgttttgtttggtctCCAATCTGgttttcaaaagtaccaacacaaaacaacagcttAAGTGATAACCAACCTCGCTGTTGACGCAACACAACGCACAAACCATGATTATGTTCGGTTCAACGATTTAGATTCGACCTCGTCGGTCCGAAAGAGTTTACTCACGTCGAGGCAGTTCTGGTGCGGCGCGTAATAATCGGCGATGGCAGCTGCAGATGCGACGGGCTGGAGGGAATGCTGGACACCGGTGGTACCGGCGTCTTGGTAGGCGTGATCAAGCCGGTTGCCGGTTTGTCATCGGCTGTAATCTGAATACTGCTGGACATGGTGATGGATGAGATGTGTTTCCCGGTGTTGGATATTTCCTGCCTTTGTCCGGGCGTTGAACGTAACAGACGCCTTTTCTCGCGGATGCTTCTAGCTGTAATACACTTCACACGTAGTTTGCAATGGTTGCAATGCACGCTTTTATTAGCTTTTCACCACAAAACAAGCGAAGTTAACCGAGCGCCTCGTGCACCAAAACCTGCAGGTCGCTTTAATGCGTGCTTCTTGTGCGGTGTTAAAAGAGCAAGATGGTGACCACTTGATTATCACACGGAATAGCAACACACGGATGAACGGTTACCGTACACTTTGATACGCGTCGTCTGCCGGGAAAACTTGCACTGAAACGCACCAGACTCGCAACGGCCGAACTACCCAGTGAACAACGGTGCTAgttgtgtatatgtgtgcgtgcatgACCGCACGGCCCTTTCCTCGTGTATTCCAACCCCCGAAGGGCCAAACAATCCTGCCGTAGGGTTGCTTGTTGGACCCAAATTGGCCCAACAGTCTTTTTACCAACTTTTACCCACTGTCCAACTAGCTGTCAACCGTGTGTTCGGTTTGACAGTTGGTTTGgttcaaaattatttgaacAATTTCGGAACTGTTGAAAGAAACTTGAAACCACCACACACCACAAGCATTTAACTTAATGCAGACAAAAGAAGAGTTAAACAACCATGCCTAACAAGCAAATCACATGTATTTCAATGCTAATTCCATTCCGTCCTTTCGGGAATTGTTGCCATATCTACTCAAACGATAGCGCGGATGCTATTTTTAAATTGgaaaattcaaataatgcCACCAGTGCAATACATCAAAACGCTTTGCGTGAATTTTTGTGCTATAGAAAAGCAGGAAACGATTTTAAAGTGCAAAACATGGAATACGCATTCAATTCATTGCACCAATCACCCTGTACACGGGAACGCAGCGCACAAAAAGGGTTTCATTATTTTGGCTCGCAAATAGCAGCTGTCATCTCCTTTGTTTACGATTTTTTCATTGTACGGTTTGTTTGCGTCCCATTGCGTTCACTTTATCGAAATTGTAACGAATGAAGCTCTAGCAAAAGTTTTACCACTCGAAATGGAGGAATCGAACGATGGAATGTCCGAAGAATCGGATGAAGCGACCAATTCCGATTCGTTGCATGACTTCTTCAATTATGACGCAGAAGAGCTCGTGGACAGCATCGAAAGTTTGCCCGAAATTATTTTGCCACGGCGAATCAATTTGCTTGATTATCCTGTCGTGCATATGGAAGTCGAGCTGGCACGCGTTCAGCAGGGTATGTTGTCGCCGGTGATATTGCTGAACAACGTCAACAACGTGCCGGAAGTGCAGGCAACGATCGAAGTCAGAACGGATGGCGGTAATGAGAATGAAGACACTGACTCGATTCCGCTAGGGTCGAATCCAAGCGTCGAGTCGGATCGACAGATCACTAACAGCGTGCCAGAAGCACAAGCCATCATCGAGATCAGAACGGAAGGGAGCAATGCAGGAGAAGACGCTGAACCGATGCCTTTAGGTTCTGCTCCGAGTGGCGGTACGGATcgaagaacaacaaacaatgttTCGGAAGCTCCGCTAGCAAATAACCTCAACGAAAATGATGACGAAGAAATTATTGCGATTGGACTGGGATCGGATCGTCAACCCTCTGATCTTAGTATGGATCAACCGGTGGTTCTTTCGGACAGTTCACCAAACCGGTCCGGCGAAATGTTTACACCGCGAAGAAGTTAGTCTAAGGGACAGCGAGATCTGGAAGGAAAGCAGTCTCAAGTTAGCtaattttcattcttttttttagaaaagcGGAAAAGAACTGCTTCGCCGATAAAGGTTCCCAGTGCCTCCATCCATAAGAAGGAAGACGACGAAGAGGGACTGCTCTGTTCGATCTGTCTGGATGAGTGGACGTTGACGGGGGACCATCGGGTGGTATCGTTAAAATGTGGCCATCTGTTCGGTATGTCCTGCATCAAGCGCTGGATGCAGGATAAACCGGCCGCTAGTCGTAGCTGTGCAACGTGTAAGGCTCGGGCCACCATGCGAGATATTCGCTTTATCTATGCGCGTTCTGTGAAGGCGGCGGATAATTCGCGTGAGATAGAACTGATGCAGGAGTTGAGCCGCGAGAAGCTGAAGGTGATCGACCTGAATGTGAAGCTACAAAATGCGAACGAGGAAATTGCGCAACAACGCATCGTGATTGCGACCATGAAGCAGAAGTTTGCTGCGGTCACTCAGGGGATGAATGTGTTTGGTGCTCTAAAACTCGAACCATCGACGGAACGTGTAGTCAACTACAAACTGTCCCTGGAGAAGAATATGGAGATAACGCGCGAAGGGGGCAGTCGGGCGTTAGCGTACTCGGGCAAGCACCAGATGCTGCTCATTTCGCAAAAGTCGACCCAGCCGCTCTTTCCGGGGTTCTCTATCCGAATGGTGCAAGTGCCGGAGTTTACGATCACCACTGGAGCGACCTCGATGCTAGTATCGTCCCGATCCGTGCGTGACATTGCTATCGATTCGACGGACGATCTGTTCGCGTGTGCCACGATGGAGAAGATGGTAAAggttttttccatccaaaatcGCACAGTTCAGTGTACGATCACACCGAACCAGGAGGAGGTACTGTGGTCCTGTGCGTTCGACAAGGAACGGCCCAAATTTCTTTACCTTGGAGGCCAACGTGGGTCGGTGTACGTGTACGACATTCGACAGCCAGACCAACTGTTGGAGGAGTTCCGTGTGGGACACGTGCAGCACGACTACACGGCCGTGATAAAGATCTGCCCAGTGGAGCCCACCTCTACGATCCCGTGTGGTGGGTTTCTGGTGTGCAAGCTGAAGTCCGTGTGGTTCTTCGAGTACACACCGACCCAGCAGATCGAAAGCCATCTGCTAAACATCACCGGTGCTTTCAACAGCATGAGCTACAATCCGGCCAGTGGGCTCGTTCTGATCAGCGTGCGACCAACCGTCGACAAACCGACCACACTGGTGCTGGCATCACTCGAGAAGCTGAACGGTGTATTCGCGCTAAGAACGCAAAACACATTCGAAGGATCTCGCGTACAAACCGTCATGTATCGGAGTGCACAGGCCTACCTGAACGGTGCGGACACACTGGTTGTGGCTTACCAGGAGGATCTCAAGATGCTTTCCACTTGGTCCACCAACGGAGGGCACCGATGGCAGCAACGTCTTCCGATGGGCGACGCCATACTCGATATTTGTCCAATCGTGATTCCGTCATCGGGACAAACGTATCTGGCCGCACTCAGCGAGAACCGGTGCCGTATTTACCGTCTTAATGTAGAGTGAGATTGAgacaaccaaaaacaaaaccggtcAGCCACCCGACAACGCGTGCACTATCGAAACAAGACTTTGGCGGACAGGATCCGGAACGAGTTGTACATTTTATTAGGGAGTGAAAACAATATGAATTCCAAACTACCGACTGTATGATACTGACCGCGCTGACTGCCATTTATTCCTCGGACAATTGTATGATTTGCGCGTGAATGCATCGCAAGGATGATTCGCGCTTTCTATTGATTTTCATTCAACTTCTTCACAAATAAATGGATAAGATGTTACTTATAAAATTGTAAACTAGACTTTCTCTGTAAAACAACGCAAATGTAAGTACAAATAATATTGTCGatatgaagaaacaaaaaatacgttTTACGTTAAAATCATTTGAAAGAACGAACTAAGTAGACTGTGGAACACAGTGGTGGATCTAACGGTGGGTGGAGTAGGCGGCCACTCAGGGCCTTgccaccccccctc
Protein-coding sequences here:
- the LOC128303137 gene encoding E3 ubiquitin-protein ligase RFWD3; amino-acid sequence: MEESNDGMSEESDEATNSDSLHDFFNYDAEELVDSIESLPEIILPRRINLLDYPVVHMEVELARVQQGMLSPVILLNNVNNVPEVQATIEVRTDGGNENEDTDSIPLGSNPSVESDRQITNSVPEAQAIIEIRTEGSNAGEDAEPMPLGSAPSGGTDRRTTNNVSEAPLANNLNENDDEEIIAIGLGSDRQPSDLSMDQPVVLSDSSPNRSGEMFTPRRKKRKRTASPIKVPSASIHKKEDDEEGLLCSICLDEWTLTGDHRVVSLKCGHLFGMSCIKRWMQDKPAASRSCATCKARATMRDIRFIYARSVKAADNSREIELMQELSREKLKVIDLNVKLQNANEEIAQQRIVIATMKQKFAAVTQGMNVFGALKLEPSTERVVNYKLSLEKNMEITREGGSRALAYSGKHQMLLISQKSTQPLFPGFSIRMVQVPEFTITTGATSMLVSSRSVRDIAIDSTDDLFACATMEKMVKVFSIQNRTVQCTITPNQEEVLWSCAFDKERPKFLYLGGQRGSVYVYDIRQPDQLLEEFRVGHVQHDYTAVIKICPVEPTSTIPCGGFLVCKLKSVWFFEYTPTQQIESHLLNITGAFNSMSYNPASGLVLISVRPTVDKPTTLVLASLEKLNGVFALRTQNTFEGSRVQTVMYRSAQAYLNGADTLVVAYQEDLKMLSTWSTNGGHRWQQRLPMGDAILDICPIVIPSSGQTYLAALSENRCRIYRLNVE